One window of Rhodothermales bacterium genomic DNA carries:
- a CDS encoding 3'(2'),5'-bisphosphate nucleotidase: MNPLDPGHHAEELKAALAAVQAAAALTEAVRASTRPDTLEKGDRSPVTIADFGSQAVVCRTLEVALPDDPVIAEESADALRRDGHQAVLERVTHFVRGVVADATAESVLHWIDRGALQEARPRFWTLDPIDGTKGFLRGDQYAVALALIEGNRPVVAALACPALPGADGAGVVQWAVSGAGTWEAPLGDLSRARRISVTEARTPREARLAESVESGHSSHTDSARVQATLGISRPPVRMDSQAKYALVARGQADMYMRLPVRKAYTERIWDHAAGSLVVSESGGRVTDVFGNALDFGYGAFLKTNTGVVATNGHLHDPVLAALEREGIGLKPVP, translated from the coding sequence TTGAATCCTCTTGATCCCGGCCACCACGCCGAGGAACTGAAGGCCGCGCTCGCCGCCGTCCAGGCGGCAGCAGCACTGACAGAGGCCGTTCGGGCCTCCACCAGGCCAGACACACTGGAGAAAGGTGACCGGAGCCCGGTAACGATTGCGGACTTCGGAAGTCAGGCCGTGGTGTGTCGGACGCTGGAGGTCGCTCTTCCGGATGACCCGGTGATCGCAGAGGAATCCGCCGACGCCCTGCGCAGGGACGGCCACCAGGCGGTGCTAGAGCGTGTCACGCACTTCGTGCGCGGAGTCGTCGCGGACGCGACGGCCGAATCCGTGCTGCACTGGATCGATCGGGGAGCACTGCAGGAGGCCCGGCCGCGGTTCTGGACGCTGGATCCCATCGACGGGACCAAGGGGTTCCTGCGGGGCGACCAGTACGCCGTGGCACTGGCCCTCATCGAAGGCAATCGACCCGTGGTCGCGGCCCTGGCCTGTCCTGCTCTCCCCGGGGCTGACGGGGCCGGGGTGGTCCAGTGGGCGGTGTCAGGGGCCGGGACCTGGGAGGCTCCACTCGGCGACCTGTCCCGCGCCCGTCGGATTTCCGTCACCGAGGCGCGAACTCCCCGCGAAGCGCGATTGGCGGAGTCGGTGGAATCGGGTCACAGCTCGCACACCGACTCGGCGCGGGTCCAGGCGACGTTGGGTATTTCCAGGCCACCTGTGCGCATGGATAGCCAGGCCAAATACGCCCTGGTAGCCCGCGGGCAGGCGGACATGTACATGCGACTGCCGGTGCGCAAGGCGTATACAGAGCGTATCTGGGACCACGCGGCGGGGTCCCTGGTCGTTTCGGAGAGTGGTGGGCGGGTCACCGATGTGTTCGGCAACGCACTCGACTTCGGCTACGGGGCCTTCCTGAAAACCAATACGGGCGTGGTAGCGACCAACGGCCACCTTCATGACCCCGTGCTGGCGGCCCTCGAGCGGGAGGG